In the Terriglobales bacterium genome, one interval contains:
- a CDS encoding PBP1A family penicillin-binding protein, producing the protein MKVLYTDLPETPVAAPRKLAGRVVLALLVLASVLAGVTAGLVFVDSTDLPQVDELQHYRPISITDLYDDQGRIIGSFALQRRVVASYDDFPRVLYQAVISIEDKNFEKHWGVNVRRILGAAYRDILTPGRRLQGASTLTMQLSRNLFLSPEQKFRRKVQETMLAIQIERRFTKAQIFTMYANQIPLGHGVWGFEAAAEFYFGKRAKDLTLPEAALLAGLAKGPTSYSPINYPDRALRRRNLVINAMLEDGKITAAQATAAKNTPLNLNVQSDPNSLAPYFVEEVRRYLEKKYGTDQVHQAGLHVYTTLNVDLQRAANRAVLDGLAAYERRHGWKGHLENVLRAGQDLESYKHPDWNERISADSYVHALVVETTLRSAIVKFGNYTATLSAADTAWTNRRIPALLHMGDIAYVKVLSLSSGDRARVSLEQDSGAQGALVALDNASGDIKAMFGGRDFDLSKFNRATQALRQVGSSFKPYVYTAAVDQGASPDDTIEDAPIIFNTPSGPYIPHNYDEKFEGNITLRRALAQSRNIPALKLADHLGMNTVIDYAHRFGISSQIPAYLPVALGAAEVTPLEQTSAYSVFPDDGVHVTPRYILKVTDYDGRVLEENYPEVRESINSRTARIMTAMLREVVLHGTGVKASQLNYPLAGKTGTTNDFTDAWFVGFSPSLTCGVWVGFDEKRSLGNRESGSMAALPIWIDFMKTALKGRPAQDFQPPPFIPPSTVARKLDTPDTSPADEEAH; encoded by the coding sequence ATGAAGGTGCTGTACACAGATCTTCCCGAGACGCCGGTGGCGGCTCCGAGGAAGCTGGCAGGGCGTGTGGTCTTGGCTTTGCTGGTACTGGCCTCGGTGTTGGCTGGAGTCACTGCCGGACTCGTGTTCGTTGATTCCACTGATCTGCCGCAGGTGGATGAGCTCCAGCACTACCGTCCCATATCTATCACCGATCTTTACGACGATCAGGGGCGCATCATCGGGTCATTCGCGCTACAGCGCCGCGTAGTGGCCTCTTACGACGACTTCCCGAGAGTCCTCTACCAGGCGGTGATCTCAATTGAAGACAAGAATTTTGAGAAGCACTGGGGAGTCAACGTGCGCCGGATCCTAGGGGCGGCCTATCGCGACATCCTAACTCCGGGCCGCAGGTTACAAGGCGCATCCACGCTGACCATGCAGCTCTCACGGAACCTCTTCCTCTCTCCCGAGCAGAAATTTCGCCGCAAGGTGCAGGAAACCATGCTCGCCATCCAGATCGAGCGGCGATTCACCAAGGCACAGATTTTTACTATGTACGCCAACCAGATTCCCTTAGGACATGGAGTCTGGGGCTTCGAAGCTGCGGCGGAGTTTTATTTTGGCAAACGCGCAAAGGACCTGACGCTTCCGGAAGCCGCATTGCTGGCCGGTTTAGCGAAGGGCCCAACTTCCTACTCTCCTATCAATTACCCGGACCGCGCTTTGCGACGGCGCAACCTGGTGATCAATGCAATGCTCGAGGATGGCAAGATCACCGCCGCACAAGCCACCGCCGCCAAGAACACGCCGCTCAACCTAAATGTTCAGAGCGATCCCAACTCGCTGGCTCCCTACTTCGTCGAGGAAGTCCGACGGTATCTGGAGAAGAAATATGGCACCGATCAGGTCCACCAGGCGGGATTGCATGTGTACACAACTTTAAATGTGGACCTGCAGAGAGCAGCCAACCGGGCAGTACTCGATGGCCTCGCCGCGTACGAACGCCGACACGGATGGAAGGGGCACCTTGAAAATGTGCTGCGCGCGGGACAGGATCTGGAGAGCTACAAACATCCAGACTGGAACGAGCGCATCAGCGCTGACAGCTACGTGCATGCGCTCGTCGTCGAGACCACGTTGCGCTCAGCAATCGTGAAATTTGGCAATTACACTGCCACACTCAGCGCCGCAGATACCGCCTGGACCAACCGCCGCATACCCGCCTTGCTGCACATGGGCGACATCGCCTACGTGAAGGTGCTTTCACTTTCTTCGGGAGATCGGGCGCGGGTGAGTCTGGAGCAGGACTCTGGAGCGCAAGGCGCACTCGTGGCCCTCGATAATGCCAGTGGTGACATTAAGGCCATGTTTGGCGGGCGCGACTTCGATCTTTCAAAGTTCAATCGTGCCACCCAGGCATTGCGCCAGGTTGGGTCGTCTTTCAAACCATACGTTTACACGGCTGCGGTGGATCAGGGCGCCAGTCCGGACGACACCATCGAAGATGCGCCGATCATTTTTAACACTCCCTCTGGTCCATATATCCCGCACAATTACGACGAAAAGTTCGAGGGCAATATCACTCTCCGCCGGGCACTGGCACAATCGCGCAACATTCCCGCACTCAAGCTGGCAGACCACCTGGGAATGAACACGGTCATTGATTATGCGCATCGCTTCGGGATCAGTTCGCAAATACCAGCGTATTTGCCCGTGGCCTTGGGAGCGGCGGAGGTAACGCCGCTCGAACAGACCTCCGCATACAGCGTGTTCCCCGATGACGGCGTTCATGTAACCCCGCGCTACATTCTTAAAGTCACCGATTACGACGGCCGCGTGTTGGAAGAGAATTATCCCGAGGTGCGGGAGTCCATCAATTCACGGACGGCGCGGATTATGACCGCCATGCTGCGCGAGGTGGTCTTGCACGGTACGGGCGTAAAGGCGAGCCAGCTCAACTACCCGCTGGCCGGGAAAACCGGCACGACAAATGACTTCACGGATGCCTGGTTCGTCGGGTTCTCGCCTTCCCTCACCTGTGGAGTATGGGTGGGCTTTGACGAAAAGAGATCACTCGGCAATCGGGAAAGTGGCTCGATGGCCGCGCTGCCCATCTGGATTGACTTCATGAAAACGGCCCTGAAAGGCCGACCGGCTCAGGATTTCCAACCGCCGCCCTTCATCCCTCCGAGTACAGTCGCGCGCAAGCTGGATACGCCGGATACCAGTCCGGCAGACGAAGAAGCTCACTGA
- a CDS encoding amino acid permease, whose protein sequence is MTELLRTLRLRDLLLLVIGSVIGSGIFLVPAGILNQVDHSVVAAALVWVFGGILSLMGALTYAELAVTRPAAGGVYVYIRDAFGSLPAFLYGWSLFLAIASGEVSALAVAFSAYLGRIIPLSTLGAKIVASAMIAVVTAVNVWGTRKSSDLQNWTTLIKALLIVGISAVLLALGRGYSGIPASLWPSTVSGSLFSKFGLAMITVFWAYEGWQFVTYSAGEAVNPKRDFPRAMFSGVIFLIGVYLLANLGYLAALGPEKVGRSETIAAASISAVLGPGAAKIVALTILISVFSATNSVVLTAPRVFYAMANDGLFFRKLADVHPRFRTPATAVIALGIWSIFLAWLGKFQELIGYAMFVAWIFYGLAAAAVFVYRRKYPEVERSYRVPGYPWTPMLFVLAAAVLVINAIISAGANAVIGLSVVAVGLPVYFLWRRRRLPEAPEYSRVP, encoded by the coding sequence GTGACGGAACTCCTCCGCACCCTGCGCTTACGCGATTTGCTGTTGCTGGTGATAGGTTCCGTGATCGGGTCAGGAATTTTCCTGGTTCCCGCCGGAATCCTGAATCAGGTTGACCACTCGGTGGTCGCGGCAGCGCTGGTGTGGGTCTTTGGCGGAATCCTCTCCCTGATGGGGGCGCTCACTTACGCGGAGCTGGCGGTTACCCGGCCCGCCGCCGGTGGCGTTTACGTCTATATTCGCGACGCCTTTGGATCGCTTCCCGCCTTCCTCTACGGCTGGAGCCTATTCCTGGCAATTGCCAGCGGCGAAGTATCGGCACTGGCGGTCGCGTTCAGCGCCTACCTCGGCAGAATAATTCCTCTAAGTACGTTGGGAGCGAAGATAGTCGCCTCGGCAATGATCGCCGTGGTCACTGCGGTGAACGTTTGGGGTACTCGCAAGAGCTCAGACCTACAAAACTGGACAACTCTGATCAAGGCCCTCTTGATTGTTGGCATCAGCGCTGTACTGCTGGCGCTTGGCCGCGGCTATTCGGGAATACCTGCCTCTCTCTGGCCGTCCACTGTTTCAGGATCGCTGTTTTCGAAGTTCGGACTGGCAATGATCACGGTTTTTTGGGCATATGAAGGCTGGCAATTCGTGACCTATAGCGCGGGCGAAGCGGTGAATCCTAAGAGAGACTTTCCCCGGGCCATGTTCTCCGGAGTTATATTCCTGATTGGGGTTTACCTGCTGGCAAATCTTGGTTATCTCGCCGCTCTGGGGCCAGAGAAGGTAGGCCGCTCCGAGACCATCGCCGCCGCTTCCATCTCAGCGGTACTAGGTCCGGGCGCAGCCAAGATTGTGGCGCTCACTATTTTGATTTCTGTATTCAGCGCTACTAACAGCGTTGTTCTGACCGCGCCGCGAGTGTTTTATGCGATGGCAAACGACGGCCTGTTCTTTCGTAAGCTTGCGGACGTTCATCCGCGGTTTCGCACTCCCGCAACTGCTGTGATTGCGCTCGGAATCTGGTCTATTTTTCTGGCTTGGCTGGGAAAATTCCAGGAACTGATCGGCTACGCCATGTTCGTGGCTTGGATTTTTTATGGGCTGGCGGCCGCAGCGGTTTTCGTCTATCGGCGCAAATACCCGGAAGTAGAGCGTTCGTACCGCGTGCCGGGATATCCGTGGACGCCGATGCTCTTCGTGCTCGCAGCCGCGGTGCTGGTTATCAATGCCATCATCTCCGCCGGCGCCAATGCGGTGATCGGGCTCAGTGTGGTCGCGGTCGGGTTGCCGGTTTATTTTCTCTGGCGCCGCCGTCGCTTGCCAGAAGCTCCCGAGTACTCCCGTGTTCCCTGA
- a CDS encoding UBP-type zinc finger domain-containing protein, with protein sequence MTTAIKKLAECAHLDEIKLTKPTKHVCEDCVKIGDTWVHLRMCLTCGHVGCCDSSKNRHATKHFHAVGHPLIRSAEPGERWIWCYVDEVAPGELAA encoded by the coding sequence ATGACAACAGCAATCAAGAAGCTGGCTGAATGCGCTCACTTGGATGAAATTAAGCTCACGAAACCGACGAAGCACGTGTGCGAGGATTGCGTGAAGATCGGCGACACTTGGGTCCATTTACGAATGTGCCTGACCTGTGGCCACGTCGGCTGCTGTGACTCATCGAAGAACCGGCATGCCACCAAGCACTTTCACGCGGTTGGACATCCGCTCATTCGTTCAGCCGAGCCAGGCGAGCGTTGGATCTGGTGCTATGTTGACGAGGTCGCACCGGGCGAATTGGCTGCGTAG
- a CDS encoding type 1 glutamine amidotransferase domain-containing protein, with amino-acid sequence MDNLKGLKVAILIENGFEQVEMVKPRKALNDAGAETYVVSPQQQRVRGWNFTEWGEEFPVDIHLDKAKPDNFDALLLPGGVMNPDKLRMEPKAVEFVKAFFDANKPVAVICHGPWTVIEAGSARGKRIASWPSLRTDLRNAGAEWVDEECVTDGNIVSSRNPDDIPAFNRGMIDLFSRTKGQVRQAA; translated from the coding sequence ATGGATAATCTTAAGGGTTTGAAAGTCGCAATTCTAATCGAGAATGGCTTCGAGCAAGTGGAGATGGTCAAACCCAGGAAAGCACTGAATGATGCAGGAGCTGAGACATACGTGGTGTCTCCGCAGCAGCAGCGCGTTCGGGGGTGGAACTTCACCGAATGGGGCGAGGAGTTTCCTGTAGACATCCACCTGGACAAAGCTAAACCTGATAATTTTGACGCGCTTTTGCTGCCGGGAGGGGTCATGAATCCCGACAAACTCCGTATGGAGCCGAAAGCGGTGGAGTTTGTGAAGGCATTTTTTGATGCCAACAAGCCTGTAGCGGTGATCTGCCATGGCCCTTGGACCGTCATCGAAGCCGGCTCGGCCCGCGGCAAGCGTATCGCTTCATGGCCGTCGCTTAGAACCGATCTGCGCAATGCGGGTGCAGAGTGGGTGGACGAGGAGTGCGTGACCGATGGCAACATAGTATCCAGCCGCAACCCTGATGATATTCCGGCATTCAATCGGGGGATGATTGACCTGTTCAGCCGGACGAAAGGGCAGGTACGACAAGCAGCATGA
- a CDS encoding nitroreductase/quinone reductase family protein, translating to MPTKTEELKDRLTRAEEIEISVVGRKTGRRISNPVWFVVEGNTLYLLPVKGSDTQWYKNVLQNRRIRISAEGVQAEFDANPVTDPKIVKSVVEKFRKKYGEADVKKYYSKFDVAVVVKIE from the coding sequence ATGCCAACCAAAACTGAAGAACTCAAAGATCGTCTCACCCGGGCCGAGGAAATCGAAATCAGCGTGGTCGGAAGAAAGACCGGCCGTAGAATCTCTAACCCGGTGTGGTTCGTAGTTGAGGGGAACACGTTGTATCTATTGCCGGTGAAAGGCTCAGACACACAGTGGTACAAGAACGTACTTCAGAACCGGCGAATCCGAATTTCTGCCGAGGGGGTACAAGCTGAATTCGACGCCAATCCAGTGACCGACCCCAAAATCGTCAAGTCCGTCGTTGAGAAATTCCGCAAGAAGTATGGAGAGGCGGACGTGAAGAAATACTATTCGAAATTCGATGTTGCAGTGGTTGTAAAGATCGAATAA
- a CDS encoding NAD(P)-dependent oxidoreductase, giving the protein MKVGFIGLGNMGSGMVRNLIKAGHALTVYNRTPKRAEEFKVLGAKVAETPADAASGVEVLITMLADDHALEGVVFEPGRVLQSLPANAIHVSMSTISVALSQRLVDAHRQNKQHYVAAPVFGRPDAAAAAKLFIVTAAPSEQVERCRPLFEVMGQKTFVISDNPPAANTTKLAGNFLISTVIESFAEASALVRKSGVDAKKFLEVMTGSLFDAPIYRTYGALITEQKFEPAGFKLQLGLKDNRLVIAAAEAAAAPLPMASLVHDHFVAAVAQGLADADWSAVSQISARNAGL; this is encoded by the coding sequence ATGAAAGTAGGGTTCATCGGCTTGGGCAACATGGGGTCTGGTATGGTCCGCAACCTCATTAAGGCGGGACACGCACTCACCGTTTACAACCGGACACCCAAGCGCGCAGAAGAGTTCAAGGTGCTGGGCGCCAAGGTCGCCGAGACCCCGGCAGACGCTGCCTCCGGGGTGGAAGTGTTGATCACCATGTTGGCAGATGATCACGCGCTGGAAGGTGTAGTGTTCGAGCCGGGCAGAGTGCTTCAGTCACTCCCTGCGAACGCCATTCATGTCTCCATGAGCACGATCAGTGTTGCCCTTTCCCAGCGGTTAGTGGACGCTCATCGGCAAAACAAGCAGCATTATGTTGCTGCGCCCGTTTTCGGGCGTCCCGATGCAGCTGCTGCCGCGAAACTTTTTATTGTCACCGCCGCCCCATCCGAGCAGGTCGAGCGCTGCCGCCCTTTGTTCGAAGTCATGGGACAAAAGACGTTTGTGATCAGCGACAATCCTCCGGCAGCAAATACTACAAAATTAGCGGGAAATTTCCTGATCAGCACCGTCATTGAGAGCTTTGCAGAAGCCTCGGCATTGGTCCGGAAATCGGGCGTTGATGCGAAAAAGTTCCTGGAAGTTATGACCGGTTCTCTGTTCGATGCCCCAATCTATCGAACTTACGGAGCTCTCATCACTGAACAAAAGTTCGAACCGGCTGGATTCAAACTGCAACTCGGATTGAAAGACAACCGCCTGGTCATCGCTGCCGCGGAAGCAGCAGCGGCGCCTTTGCCCATGGCCAGTCTTGTGCACGACCATTTTGTGGCCGCCGTCGCGCAAGGTTTGGCCGACGCCGACTGGTCCGCGGTTTCACAGATCTCGGCGCGAAACGCCGGACTCTGA
- a CDS encoding alpha-hydroxy acid oxidase, which produces MTRAARAVASPRVINIEDLRRMARRRVPRVVFDYIDGGADGEVTLRENCRAFDRVTFRPRHAVALPACDLRTKVLGAELSLPAMLAPVGYSRLMHPTGEPAAARAAGAAGTGYILSTLSGHKLEDVRAASSGPVWYQLYLVGGREVAEASIARARAAGFSALVVTIDTAVSGLRERDLRNGMIELMSGSIFAKIPFLPELLSHPGWLVSFLADGGVPRLPNVVFPGSGPLPMTDVGAALASSTVTWEDLRWLRELWPGPIVVKGVLTGEDAKRAVDEGAAAVVVSNHGGRQLDGVPATLDVLPEVLAAVNGQVEVLMDGGIRRGSDIIKAVCLGARAVLMGRAYAYGLAAAGEAGVTRALQIVRSDMERTLKLLGCTSVAKLDRSYVTAPVDHCLPQKSY; this is translated from the coding sequence ATGACCAGAGCAGCCCGCGCGGTTGCGTCTCCGCGTGTGATCAACATTGAAGATCTGCGGCGGATGGCGCGCCGTCGTGTGCCACGGGTCGTATTCGACTACATTGATGGCGGAGCCGATGGCGAGGTCACACTTCGCGAAAACTGCCGTGCCTTCGATCGCGTGACTTTTCGGCCGCGACATGCGGTGGCGCTTCCCGCCTGTGATCTGCGCACAAAAGTCTTGGGAGCGGAGCTTTCTTTGCCCGCCATGCTGGCTCCAGTTGGGTACAGCCGGCTGATGCATCCCACAGGCGAACCGGCCGCTGCCCGCGCAGCCGGTGCAGCGGGGACGGGGTACATCCTTTCCACTCTTTCTGGTCACAAGCTGGAAGATGTGAGAGCGGCCTCGTCGGGTCCGGTCTGGTACCAACTCTACCTGGTAGGTGGGCGCGAAGTGGCCGAGGCCAGCATCGCCAGAGCGCGGGCCGCTGGTTTTTCAGCGCTGGTGGTCACCATTGACACCGCCGTGTCCGGGCTGCGCGAGCGCGATTTGCGAAATGGCATGATCGAGCTTATGAGCGGCAGCATTTTTGCCAAGATTCCTTTTCTGCCGGAATTGCTATCGCATCCGGGATGGCTGGTATCTTTCCTCGCCGATGGCGGCGTACCGCGGCTCCCCAACGTAGTTTTTCCTGGTTCAGGTCCGCTCCCAATGACTGACGTCGGCGCGGCACTCGCCAGTTCCACCGTTACCTGGGAGGATTTGCGATGGCTGCGCGAATTGTGGCCCGGACCCATCGTCGTCAAAGGTGTGCTCACGGGCGAAGATGCAAAGCGGGCGGTGGATGAAGGCGCAGCGGCGGTAGTGGTTTCAAATCATGGCGGGCGGCAACTGGACGGAGTTCCAGCCACGCTGGACGTGCTTCCCGAAGTTCTGGCGGCCGTTAATGGCCAGGTTGAGGTTCTGATGGACGGAGGGATCCGTCGCGGCAGCGACATTATTAAAGCAGTTTGCCTTGGGGCCCGGGCTGTTCTCATGGGCCGGGCATATGCCTATGGTCTGGCCGCTGCCGGTGAGGCTGGGGTCACGCGCGCGCTTCAGATTGTGCGTTCGGACATGGAACGCACGCTGAAGCTCCTGGGATGTACTTCGGTGGCGAAGCTCGACCGATCGTATGTGACTGCTCCAGTTGACCACTGCTTACCGCAAAAGTCCTACTGA
- a CDS encoding lactate permease LctP family transporter, which translates to MHWNQVYDPLGHWWLSTLIAALPIFVLLGMLAGLKVKPHWCAIAGAFTAIVVAMVFFKMPAILAVMSFGYGVAFGLLKIAWIVLAAVYLYDISVETGQFEIMKESVATITPDRRLQALLVAFCFGAFIEGAAGFGAPVAIAGAFMIGLGFKPFHAAVLNLIANTAPVAWGSIGTPIHTLAAVCGLPESDLSAMIGRILPFTAVIVPLWLVRTMVGWSETLEVLPAILVVGFSFALTQFFWSNHVDSNLVDIISAVVAIVVTVAFLRFWKPKNIWRFEEDKATPPASALPQIMDDVGGRWAAADFDRYVKPRSYSAGKVFKAWMPFAILSVFVLVWGLPSIKRSINQATTPAFTVVLADGKVRPGPPGWDVPHLHNAVYRSAPVVAKPSPEPARYDFNWLSATGSACFLAALVSGLLLGLSPLRLTKIFWRTLVRMRLAMIAISFMLGLGYVTRYSGLDAVLGLAFTRTGWAYPFFGTFLGWLGVALTGSDTSSNALFGSLQRITSQQLGIDPVLMCAANSAGGVMGKMVDAQSITIATSATEQVGNEGIVFRFMFWHSVSLGAIVGIIVMLYAYVFPHAVPHGLTFVK; encoded by the coding sequence ATGCACTGGAACCAGGTGTACGACCCGCTGGGTCACTGGTGGTTGTCCACACTCATTGCTGCGCTTCCCATTTTCGTGCTGCTGGGTATGCTCGCCGGCCTCAAAGTGAAGCCGCACTGGTGTGCTATTGCGGGAGCCTTCACCGCGATCGTGGTGGCAATGGTATTTTTCAAGATGCCGGCGATTTTGGCGGTGATGAGCTTCGGCTATGGCGTAGCCTTTGGGCTGCTTAAGATTGCCTGGATTGTCCTCGCCGCTGTTTATCTGTACGACATTTCTGTAGAAACCGGCCAGTTCGAAATCATGAAGGAGTCGGTGGCCACCATCACTCCGGACCGCCGTTTGCAGGCGTTGCTGGTCGCCTTCTGCTTCGGCGCGTTTATTGAGGGAGCAGCTGGATTTGGCGCCCCGGTGGCGATTGCCGGCGCCTTCATGATTGGACTTGGGTTCAAGCCTTTCCATGCAGCCGTCTTGAACCTGATTGCGAATACGGCCCCGGTTGCGTGGGGCTCCATCGGAACGCCCATTCACACGCTGGCGGCAGTTTGCGGCTTACCAGAATCTGACCTGAGCGCCATGATTGGCCGCATCCTGCCCTTTACCGCCGTGATTGTTCCGTTGTGGTTAGTTCGAACCATGGTGGGCTGGAGCGAAACCCTTGAAGTGCTCCCCGCGATCCTGGTTGTCGGCTTTTCTTTCGCTCTGACTCAGTTCTTCTGGTCGAACCATGTGGACAGCAATCTGGTGGACATCATCAGCGCGGTGGTGGCGATCGTTGTCACCGTAGCTTTTCTCCGGTTTTGGAAGCCTAAGAACATCTGGCGCTTCGAAGAGGACAAAGCCACGCCCCCGGCCTCTGCGCTGCCACAAATTATGGACGACGTAGGCGGGAGATGGGCCGCTGCGGACTTTGACAGGTACGTCAAACCGCGCTCATATTCTGCCGGCAAAGTGTTCAAGGCGTGGATGCCATTCGCCATCCTCTCCGTTTTTGTACTGGTATGGGGATTACCCTCGATCAAGCGCTCCATAAATCAAGCCACGACTCCGGCGTTTACTGTTGTGCTAGCGGATGGAAAAGTTAGACCTGGACCGCCGGGTTGGGATGTCCCCCACCTGCACAATGCGGTGTATCGTTCTGCGCCGGTCGTGGCCAAGCCAAGCCCCGAACCGGCGCGATACGATTTCAACTGGCTGTCAGCCACGGGAAGTGCCTGTTTTCTAGCGGCGCTCGTCTCTGGCCTGCTGCTCGGCCTGAGTCCGCTCAGGCTAACGAAAATCTTCTGGAGGACACTGGTCCGCATGCGCCTGGCTATGATCGCCATCTCCTTCATGCTCGGACTCGGCTACGTGACCCGGTACTCGGGGCTGGATGCAGTCTTAGGGCTCGCCTTTACTCGCACCGGCTGGGCCTATCCTTTCTTTGGCACATTCTTGGGTTGGCTCGGGGTCGCCCTCACGGGCAGTGATACTTCATCCAATGCACTTTTTGGAAGCCTGCAGCGCATCACCTCACAGCAGCTCGGCATTGATCCTGTCCTTATGTGTGCTGCCAATAGTGCCGGGGGCGTCATGGGCAAGATGGTTGACGCTCAATCCATTACCATCGCCACCTCAGCTACGGAGCAGGTAGGCAATGAGGGAATTGTTTTCCGTTTTATGTTTTGGCACTCAGTTTCCTTGGGAGCTATCGTGGGAATTATTGTGATGCTGTACGCGTACGTCTTCCCGCATGCGGTGCCTCATGGGTTGACGTTCGTGAAATAG
- a CDS encoding carbon starvation CstA family protein, which yields MNRILRIGLWIGISGFGAASVATIALRRGESINAMWLVVAAVCSYALGYRFYSKFLSAKVLVLDSTRATPAERLENGRDFVPTNKWVVFGHHFAAIAGPGPLVGPVLAAQFGYLPGTLWVLAGAVFGGCVQDFVILLFSVRRDGKSLTEMARDEIGRIGGFVAYVAVLVIITILLGVIALIVVNALKNSPWGTFTIAMTIPIALLMGVYLRRIRPGKVLEVSFIGFVLVLAAIWGGQWVSQSATISPYFTLSAGTLAVAMIVYGFAASALPVWLLLAPRDYLSTFVKLGTIAVLAVGIVILHPTMHMPALTRFTDGSGPVFAGKIFPFAFITIACGAISGFHALISSGTTPKLITRETETRMVGYGAMAAESFVAIMATIAACVLQPGVYFAINSPAGVVGAAPAAATATISSWGFPVTATEMTALAQAVGERTLFNRTGGAPAFAVGMAHIFASSLGGKILMALWYHFAIMFEALFILSILDAGTRVGRFMVQEALSHIWEPLGRTSWYPSVITTSALIVGAWGYFLWQGIKDPLGGINSLWPLFGISNQLLATVAFCVATTILVKMKKARYAWVTVVPLGWLIAVTFSASYQKIFSENPRIGFLAHARQLTTESGATPARASEIARLVFNDRLDAAVSGVLVLLVVLIVAESALEWSRVLTGRKLPRVNEAPAIPSRFAADEIV from the coding sequence ATGAACCGAATACTCCGTATTGGCTTGTGGATTGGGATCTCCGGATTTGGCGCTGCCTCGGTTGCCACCATCGCGCTACGGCGTGGTGAGTCCATAAATGCCATGTGGCTGGTCGTAGCCGCGGTTTGCAGCTACGCACTCGGCTACCGCTTCTACAGCAAATTTCTTTCAGCGAAGGTTCTGGTGCTCGACTCAACGCGAGCCACTCCCGCTGAGCGCCTGGAGAATGGCCGCGACTTTGTGCCTACAAACAAGTGGGTGGTTTTCGGTCATCACTTCGCGGCCATTGCAGGACCCGGGCCGCTGGTGGGCCCAGTGCTGGCGGCCCAATTCGGATATCTGCCCGGTACGCTTTGGGTCCTGGCGGGCGCGGTGTTCGGCGGTTGCGTGCAGGATTTTGTGATCCTGCTCTTTTCCGTGAGGCGCGACGGCAAATCACTGACCGAAATGGCGCGGGATGAGATCGGGCGAATTGGGGGTTTCGTAGCTTATGTCGCGGTCCTGGTGATCATTACCATTCTGCTAGGTGTCATCGCGCTCATTGTAGTGAACGCGCTGAAGAACAGTCCCTGGGGAACCTTCACTATCGCGATGACGATCCCTATTGCGCTGTTGATGGGAGTCTATCTGCGCAGGATTCGTCCGGGGAAAGTTCTGGAGGTTTCCTTCATTGGATTCGTGCTGGTGCTGGCCGCTATCTGGGGTGGGCAGTGGGTTTCGCAATCGGCAACCATCAGCCCGTATTTCACTCTGAGTGCCGGCACCCTCGCGGTGGCCATGATTGTTTACGGTTTTGCGGCTTCGGCATTGCCGGTCTGGCTGCTACTTGCCCCGCGAGACTATCTGAGCACGTTCGTGAAGTTGGGGACAATCGCGGTCCTGGCGGTCGGAATTGTGATCCTTCACCCGACGATGCACATGCCGGCGCTGACGCGATTCACCGACGGTTCGGGGCCGGTGTTCGCGGGCAAAATCTTTCCGTTCGCTTTCATCACCATCGCCTGTGGCGCCATCAGCGGCTTTCATGCCTTGATCTCCAGCGGCACAACTCCAAAGTTGATTACTCGGGAAACCGAGACCCGTATGGTGGGTTACGGCGCAATGGCGGCAGAGTCGTTTGTGGCCATCATGGCGACAATCGCAGCCTGCGTGCTGCAGCCGGGTGTGTATTTTGCGATCAACAGTCCTGCAGGAGTGGTGGGCGCCGCTCCCGCAGCGGCTACGGCCACAATTTCCTCGTGGGGTTTTCCCGTGACTGCGACGGAGATGACGGCTTTGGCGCAGGCCGTTGGCGAACGCACGTTGTTCAATCGTACCGGCGGCGCACCTGCATTTGCAGTTGGCATGGCGCACATCTTTGCCAGCAGCCTGGGCGGGAAAATCCTAATGGCCCTTTGGTACCACTTCGCCATCATGTTTGAGGCGTTGTTTATCCTCAGCATTCTCGATGCCGGCACGCGCGTCGGCCGCTTCATGGTTCAGGAGGCGCTCAGCCACATCTGGGAGCCGCTTGGCCGTACCAGCTGGTACCCCAGCGTGATCACCACCAGTGCGCTGATCGTGGGCGCCTGGGGTTATTTTCTGTGGCAGGGGATCAAAGACCCGCTGGGCGGAATCAATTCCCTGTGGCCACTGTTTGGAATTTCAAACCAGTTGTTGGCGACAGTAGCTTTTTGCGTGGCTACTACCATACTCGTCAAAATGAAGAAGGCCCGTTACGCGTGGGTGACGGTGGTCCCACTCGGATGGCTGATTGCGGTGACCTTCAGCGCGTCCTACCAGAAAATCTTCAGCGAGAATCCGCGCATTGGATTCCTGGCACACGCGCGGCAACTGACCACAGAGTCCGGCGCAACGCCTGCGCGAGCTAGCGAGATTGCGCGCCTGGTATTCAACGATAGACTGGACGCCGCCGTCAGCGGCGTTCTGGTGCTACTGGTGGTGCTGATTGTGGCCGAGTCCGCGCTGGAGTGGTCTCGCGTGCTCACTGGGCGAAAGCTGCCGCGGGTCAACGAAGCGCCTGCGATACCAAGCCGTTTCGCTGCCGACGAGATCGTGTAA